Proteins encoded together in one Phyllostomus discolor isolate MPI-MPIP mPhyDis1 chromosome 6, mPhyDis1.pri.v3, whole genome shotgun sequence window:
- the LOC114498897 gene encoding olfactory receptor 51G2-like, with translation MAIPRHNNTSSLCFILMDLPGLETAHCWTAIPTCLIYGLSLLGNITIMYIVKSVPSLHTPMYLFLSMLSMADLGLSVSTLPSMAAVFLVGQRKVGAATCFMQLFFIHTFSVIESAVLLAMAFDRCVAIREPLRYATILTTKRIGAIGLAIVTCSATLHLPLPVLLTRLQFQPVNALSHSYCVHPDVLRLAISSTVVNSGFGLFVMLSTLGIDAVLILLSYVLILKTVLSIASNADRLKAFNTCISHICAVLLFYIPLVSLSIIHRFGKKKLPAQVYMLLSYLHFLVPPMLNPIVYSVKTKEIRVRILKMLHPKMF, from the coding sequence ATGGCAATTCCAAGACATAATAATACCAGCAGCTTGTGCTTCATACTGATGGATCTCCCAGGACTGGAGACTGCTCACTGCTGGACAGCTATTCCCACCTGCCTTATCTATGGTCTGTCTTTGCTGGGCAACATTACCATAATGTACATTGTCAAGTCTGTGCCCAGCCTTCACACACCCATGTACCTCTTCCTCTCCATGCTTTCAATGGCTGACTTGGGCCTCTCAGTTTCTACACTGCCTTCAATGGCAGCAGTCTTCCTTGTGGGCCAGAGGAAGGTGGGAGCTGCAACCTGCTTTATGCAACTCTTCTTCATTCACACTTTCTCAGTCATTGAGTCAGCTGTGCTTTTAGCCATGGCTTTTGACCGCTGCGTGGCTATCCGAGAGCCCTTACGCTATGCCACCATTCTCACAACCAAGCGCATTGGGGCCATTGGGCTGGCCATTGTGACCTGTAGTGCTACCCTTCATCTGCCCCTGCCTGTGCTCCTTACAAGACTACAGTTTCAGCCTGTGAATGCTCTGTCTCATTCTTACTGTGTTCACCCTGATGTTCTAAGGCTGGCCATATCCAGCACTGTTGTAAACAGTGGCTTTGGGCTCTTTGTTATGCTTTCCACTTTGGGGATAGATGCTGTACTCATTCTCCTTTCCTATGTACTGATCTTGAAGACAGTATTAAGTATTGCTTCCAATGCTGACAGACTCAAAGCTTTCAACACCTGCATTTCCCACATCTGTGCTGTACTACTATTTTATATCCCACTAGTCAGCCTGTCCATAATCCATCGCTTTGGGAAAAAGAAACTACCGGCTCAGGTGTATATGCTTCTCTCCTATCTGCACTTTCTTGTACCTCCAATGCTCAACCCCATTGTCTACAGTGTTAAAACCAAAGAGATTCGGGTACGTATTCTGAAGATGCTCCACCCCAAAATGTTCTGA
- the LOC114498898 gene encoding olfactory receptor 51G2-like → MFFIILVGNMTIIAVIWQEQTLHVPMYLFLAMLAASDLGLSLFTFPTMLRIFWLDAREITLSACFTQMFFIHTFQDFESAVILAMAFDRFVAISHPLHYSSILTSSIIAKIALAIIVRTLAVQVPLPILLRRLCFCHSNVLSHSYCLHPDILKLSCSNTRINSIFGLFVLLSTMGLDFFLIFFSYILILKTVLSIASHRGRLKALNTCISHLCAVILFFTPMICLSVLHRFGPKLPSHVYVTMANMHFLIPPVMNPIVYVVKTTQIRHKILKLFTKKGSVTTQVTFVT, encoded by the coding sequence ATGTTCTTCATCATTTTGGTGGGCAACATGACCATCATTGCAGTTATCTGGCAAGAACAGACCCTCCATGTGCCTATGTACCTCTTCTTGGCCATGCTAGCTGCCTCTGATCTAGGTCTGTCCCTCTTCACCTTCCCCACAATGCTGAGGATCTTCTGGCTGGATGCTCGTGAGATCACCCTCTCAGCTTGCTTCACACAAATGTTTTTTATCCACACCTTCCAGGATTTTGAGTCAGCTGTCATACTGGCAATGGCCTTTGACCGTTTTGTGGCCATATCTCATCCATTGCACTATTCCTCCATCCTTACCAGTAGTATAATTGCCAAGATAGCTCTGGCCATCATAGTTCGAACCTTAGCCGTACAGGTACCCCTACCTATCCTCTTGAGGAGGCTGTGCTTCTGTCACTCCAATGTACTGTCTCATTCCTACTGCCTGCATCCTGATATCTTAAAGCTCTCCTGCTCCAACACCAGGATCAATAGCATCTTTGGATTATTCGTGCTGCTATCTACTATGGGGcttgattttttccttatctttttttcatatattctgaTACTGAAAACTGTACTAAGCATTGCATCCCACCGTGGCAGACTCAAGGCTCTCAACACCTGTATTTCCCACCTCTGTGCCGTGATTCTCTTCTTCACACCCATGATATGCCTGTCTGTACTGCACCGCTTTGGTCCAAAACTTCCCTCACATGTTTATGTGACCATGGCCaacatgcattttctcattcctCCTGTGATGAACCCCATTGTGTATGTGGTAAAAACCACACAGATACGACATAAAATTCTGAAACTCTTCACCAAAAAAGGATCAGTAACAACCCAAGTTACCTTTGTAACATGA